A region from the Candidatus Poribacteria bacterium genome encodes:
- a CDS encoding response regulator — translation MKTENPPPVEEQAETPKRILVIEDQELNRKVVRIVLQSKGYTVVEATDAVEAIASLEEAVPQLILMDIALPGQSGEDLTRQIKANVAWVHIPIIALTAAAMSGDRERILKAGCDDYLSKPIDIKVLVERVETHIKGRTHERGSNA, via the coding sequence GTGAAAACTGAAAACCCACCTCCAGTCGAAGAACAGGCAGAAACACCAAAGCGGATCTTGGTAATTGAAGACCAGGAGTTGAACCGTAAAGTTGTTCGGATTGTCCTACAATCAAAAGGGTATACAGTCGTGGAAGCGACTGACGCTGTGGAAGCAATCGCCAGTTTAGAAGAAGCAGTCCCGCAACTCATTCTCATGGATATTGCTTTACCCGGACAAAGCGGTGAAGATTTAACGAGACAGATTAAAGCAAATGTGGCGTGGGTACATATACCGATTATCGCGCTAACAGCTGCAGCGATGTCCGGGGACAGAGAACGTATTCTCAAGGCAGGCTGCGACGATTATCTTAGCAAGCCTATTGACATCAAGGTCCTGGTGGAACGCGTAGAAACTCACATCAAAGGACGGACACATGAACGAGGAAGCAACGCCTGA